A region from the Cryptosporangium arvum DSM 44712 genome encodes:
- a CDS encoding ABC transporter substrate-binding protein: MRLNRLLAGAVAVAMSVALAACGGADDDSASADASAGSGASFPITIKHALGSTTIEKKPVRVATVNWANEEVPLALGIVPVGFAKANFGDDDTDGLLPWTKAKLDELGGDTKPVLFDETDGIDFEAVADTRPDVILAAYSGLTKQDYDTLSKIAPTVAYPEAPWATAWRDTIKLESEALGLKSEGDKLIAGIEQQVKAEVGKYPSIAGKNAMFITHIDPADLSKVTYYTAHDTRVQFFGDLGLADAPAVEKASQSSKEFSGSLSSEQIQELNDVDIMVSYGDADNKLLSQLQADPLLGKIPAIKRGSVVFFPGSGPLATAANPTPLSISYVTKDYVELLAAAADKVK; encoded by the coding sequence ATGCGCTTGAACCGGTTACTCGCCGGTGCTGTCGCAGTGGCCATGAGCGTCGCTCTGGCCGCCTGCGGTGGCGCGGACGACGACTCGGCGTCCGCGGACGCCTCGGCCGGCTCGGGGGCTTCGTTCCCGATCACGATCAAGCACGCGCTCGGCTCGACCACGATCGAGAAGAAGCCGGTGCGCGTCGCCACCGTCAACTGGGCGAACGAAGAGGTTCCGCTGGCGCTCGGCATCGTGCCGGTCGGCTTCGCGAAGGCCAACTTCGGCGACGACGACACCGACGGCCTGCTGCCCTGGACCAAGGCGAAGCTCGACGAGCTCGGCGGCGACACCAAGCCGGTGCTCTTCGACGAGACCGACGGCATCGACTTCGAGGCGGTCGCCGACACCCGGCCGGACGTCATCCTGGCCGCGTACTCGGGTCTGACCAAGCAGGACTACGACACGCTCAGCAAGATCGCGCCGACCGTCGCGTACCCGGAGGCGCCGTGGGCGACCGCCTGGCGCGACACGATCAAGCTGGAGAGCGAGGCCCTCGGCCTCAAGAGCGAGGGCGACAAGCTGATCGCCGGCATCGAGCAGCAGGTCAAAGCCGAGGTCGGCAAGTACCCGAGCATCGCGGGCAAGAACGCGATGTTCATCACCCACATCGACCCGGCCGACCTGAGCAAGGTCACCTACTACACCGCGCACGACACCCGCGTGCAGTTCTTCGGCGACCTCGGCCTCGCCGACGCCCCGGCGGTCGAGAAGGCCTCGCAGAGCTCGAAGGAATTCTCCGGCAGCCTGAGCTCCGAGCAGATCCAGGAACTGAACGACGTGGACATCATGGTGTCCTACGGTGACGCGGACAACAAGCTGCTCAGCCAGCTGCAGGCCGACCCGCTGCTCGGCAAGATCCCCGCGATCAAGCGCGGCTCGGTCGTGTTCTTCCCCGGCAGCGGCCCGCTGGCCACCGCCGCGAACCCGACCCCGCTGTCGATCTCGTACGTCACCAAGGACTACGTCGAGCTGCTGGCGGCGGCGGCCGACAAAGTGAAGTGA
- a CDS encoding ABC transporter ATP-binding protein — protein sequence MNFPSAALRGSGLTLGYDGRTVVSAADLDLRAGEVVALVGPNGSGKSTLLRALARLHAPSAGEVTLAGGQNVAALHPKEFARRVTLLTQSRPTPGGVRVRDVVAYGRHPYRGRFGAGDPDGPEKVRHAMGVTGVEAMAERPVDELSGGELQRVWLATCLAQDTGVILLDEPTTFLDLRYQVETLDTVRDLADEHDVAVGVVLHDLDQAAAVADRVVLLDAGRVRATGTPADVLTADALSEVYGLRIEVETDADGRVRTRPVGRHTTRALT from the coding sequence ATGAACTTCCCGTCCGCTGCGCTGCGCGGCTCCGGCCTCACCCTCGGTTACGACGGCCGCACTGTCGTCTCCGCCGCGGACCTGGACCTGCGGGCCGGCGAGGTGGTCGCGCTCGTCGGGCCGAACGGCTCCGGCAAGTCGACGCTGCTGCGCGCGCTCGCCCGGCTGCACGCCCCGTCCGCGGGCGAGGTCACGCTGGCCGGCGGGCAGAACGTCGCCGCGCTGCACCCCAAGGAGTTCGCCCGGCGCGTCACGCTGCTGACCCAGTCCCGTCCCACGCCCGGCGGCGTCCGGGTCCGCGACGTCGTCGCGTACGGGCGTCACCCCTACCGCGGGCGGTTCGGCGCCGGTGACCCCGACGGCCCGGAGAAGGTGCGCCACGCCATGGGCGTCACCGGCGTCGAGGCCATGGCCGAGCGCCCGGTCGACGAACTGTCCGGCGGCGAACTCCAGCGGGTCTGGCTGGCGACCTGCCTCGCCCAGGACACCGGCGTCATCCTGCTCGACGAGCCCACCACCTTTCTCGACCTGCGCTACCAGGTCGAGACCCTGGACACCGTCCGCGACCTCGCGGACGAGCACGACGTCGCGGTCGGCGTCGTGCTGCACGACCTCGACCAGGCCGCGGCGGTCGCCGACCGCGTGGTCCTGCTCGACGCCGGGCGCGTACGCGCGACCGGCACCCCGGCCGACGTCCTGACCGCCGACGCGCTGAGCGAGGTCTACGGCTTGCGCATCGAGGTCGAGACCGACGCCGACGGGCGGGTCCGCACCCGCCCGGTAGGACGCCACACCACCCGTGCCCTCACGTAA
- a CDS encoding iron chelate uptake ABC transporter family permease subunit — protein MLTLLAALIVAAFLVSLSFGRTYYPFADVLDVIAGRAVPGASFTVGELRLPRAVLAALTGFCFGLGGVTFQTMLRNPLASPDIIGISAGAGTAAVFAIVVLGLSETGVSAFAIVAALVVAVLVYTLSFRDGVAGTRLVLIGIGIASMLNSVTSYLLSQAGQWDLQQATRWLAGSLNNATWAQVVPVAVAIVVLTPVLLLSARGLTLLELGDDAAAALGVRLERTRFLVIVAAVGLIAFATAATGPIAFVAFLAGPIAARLFGAGGTLLLPAGLVGALLVLVADFVGQFAFGTRYPVGVITGVLGAPYLIYLIVRSNRVGGSL, from the coding sequence ATGCTGACGTTGCTCGCGGCGCTGATCGTCGCGGCGTTCTTGGTGTCGCTGAGCTTCGGGCGCACCTACTACCCGTTCGCCGACGTCCTCGACGTGATCGCGGGGAGGGCCGTGCCCGGCGCCTCGTTCACCGTCGGCGAGCTACGGCTGCCCCGCGCGGTGCTCGCGGCGCTCACCGGGTTCTGTTTCGGCCTGGGCGGCGTCACGTTCCAGACGATGCTGCGCAACCCGCTGGCCAGCCCCGACATCATCGGCATCAGCGCCGGGGCCGGCACCGCGGCGGTGTTCGCGATCGTCGTGCTCGGCCTCTCCGAGACCGGCGTTTCGGCGTTCGCGATCGTCGCCGCGCTCGTCGTCGCGGTGCTGGTGTACACGCTCTCGTTCCGCGACGGCGTCGCCGGCACCCGGCTGGTGCTGATCGGGATCGGCATCGCGTCGATGCTCAACAGCGTCACCTCCTACCTGCTCTCGCAGGCCGGGCAGTGGGACCTGCAGCAGGCCACCCGCTGGCTCGCCGGCAGCCTCAACAACGCCACCTGGGCGCAGGTCGTCCCGGTGGCCGTCGCGATCGTCGTCCTGACCCCGGTCCTGCTGCTCTCGGCCCGCGGCCTGACGCTGCTGGAACTGGGCGACGACGCGGCCGCCGCGCTCGGCGTGCGGCTCGAGCGCACCCGGTTCCTGGTGATCGTCGCGGCCGTCGGCCTGATCGCGTTCGCGACCGCCGCGACCGGCCCGATCGCGTTCGTCGCGTTCCTCGCCGGTCCGATCGCGGCCCGCCTGTTCGGGGCGGGCGGCACGCTGCTGCTCCCGGCCGGGCTCGTCGGTGCGCTGCTGGTTCTCGTCGCGGACTTCGTCGGCCAGTTCGCGTTCGGCACCCGGTACCCGGTGGGCGTCATCACCGGGGTGCTGGGGGCGCCGTACCTCATCTATCTGATCGTCCGGTCGAACCGGGTGGGAGGCTCCCTGTGA
- the pntB gene encoding Re/Si-specific NAD(P)(+) transhydrogenase subunit beta: protein MNVTSAAQAAYLIAALLFILSLAGLSKHETSRAGATSGVVGMAIALAATVVLAIDGGVDVVGGVLLVVAVVLGAGIGLWRARIVEMTGMPELIALLHSFVGAAAVLVGWNGYLEHSDALTGSLLGIHHAEVAIGVFIGAVTFTGSIVAFLKLSARINSSPLMLPGKNVLNVGALVVFVALTIWFVAAPNLALLIALTVLALVLGWHLVASIGGGDMPVVVSMLNSYSGWAAAASGFLLSNDLLIVTGALVGSSGAYLSWIMCQAMNRSFLSVIAGGFGIAAGPADDTDYGEHREIGAEGTAELLAAAKSVIITPGYGMAVAQAQYPVAELTRTLRERGVEVRFGIHPVAGRLPGHMNVLLAEAKVPYDIVLEMDEINDDFPETSVVLVIGANDTVNPSAAEDPNSPIAGMPVLHVWEAENVIVFKRSMAAGYAGVQNPLFFRENTQMLFGDAKARVEDILRALNTGAPAAPAREAAPVR, encoded by the coding sequence GTGAACGTCACCTCCGCGGCCCAGGCCGCCTACCTGATCGCCGCGCTGCTGTTCATCCTCAGCCTGGCGGGCCTGTCCAAACACGAGACGTCCAGGGCCGGCGCCACGTCCGGCGTCGTCGGCATGGCGATCGCGCTGGCCGCGACCGTCGTGCTGGCCATCGACGGCGGCGTGGACGTCGTCGGCGGCGTGCTGCTGGTCGTGGCGGTCGTGCTCGGCGCGGGCATCGGGCTCTGGCGGGCCCGGATCGTCGAGATGACCGGCATGCCGGAGCTCATCGCGCTGCTGCACAGTTTCGTCGGGGCCGCCGCCGTGCTGGTGGGCTGGAACGGCTACCTGGAGCACTCGGACGCGCTGACCGGCTCGCTGCTCGGCATCCACCACGCCGAGGTCGCGATCGGGGTGTTCATCGGCGCGGTGACGTTCACCGGTTCGATCGTCGCGTTCCTCAAGCTCTCCGCGCGGATCAACTCGTCGCCGCTGATGCTGCCGGGCAAGAACGTCCTCAACGTCGGCGCGCTCGTCGTGTTCGTGGCGCTCACGATCTGGTTCGTGGCCGCGCCGAACCTGGCGCTGCTGATCGCGCTGACCGTGCTCGCGCTGGTGCTCGGCTGGCACCTGGTGGCCTCGATCGGCGGCGGTGACATGCCGGTCGTCGTGTCGATGCTCAACAGCTACTCCGGCTGGGCCGCCGCGGCCTCCGGGTTCCTGCTCTCCAACGACCTGCTGATCGTCACCGGCGCGCTGGTCGGGTCCTCGGGTGCGTACCTGAGCTGGATCATGTGCCAGGCCATGAACCGCTCGTTCCTCTCGGTGATCGCCGGTGGGTTCGGCATCGCCGCCGGCCCGGCCGACGACACCGACTACGGCGAGCACCGCGAGATCGGCGCGGAGGGCACGGCCGAGCTGCTGGCCGCCGCGAAGAGCGTGATCATCACGCCCGGGTACGGCATGGCGGTCGCCCAGGCCCAGTACCCGGTGGCCGAGCTCACCCGGACGCTGCGCGAGCGCGGGGTCGAGGTGCGCTTCGGCATCCACCCGGTCGCCGGGCGTCTGCCCGGGCACATGAACGTGCTGCTGGCCGAGGCGAAGGTGCCCTACGACATCGTGCTGGAGATGGACGAGATCAACGACGACTTCCCGGAGACGTCGGTGGTGCTGGTGATCGGCGCGAACGACACCGTGAACCCGTCCGCGGCCGAGGACCCGAACTCGCCGATCGCGGGGATGCCCGTGCTGCACGTCTGGGAGGCCGAGAACGTCATCGTGTTCAAGCGCTCGATGGCCGCCGGTTACGCCGGGGTGCAGAACCCGCTGTTCTTCCGGGAGAACACCCAGATGCTGTTCGGCGACGCGAAGGCCCGCGTCGAGGACATCCTGCGCGCGCTGAACACCGGCGCTCCGGCCGCACCGGCCCGCGAAGCGGCTCCCGTGCGCTGA
- a CDS encoding FecCD family ABC transporter permease — protein sequence MTQTVAPDAVVTRRPAPVRTLWIVLAVAALVAAVFASVAIGSRHVGVADIWHAFLGQQDTLNEAAVTKRIPRTILAVVVGAALAVSGAVMQGVTRNPLADPGILGVNMGAALAIVIGITAFGLTSVTSYVWVAIVGAGLSAVFVYAVGSLGRGGATPLKLALAGTATTVAFVSLIRAVILPRGDVSGVFLSWEIGGVGGATFTGLRQVAPFLIVGFVVSLAVARPLNSLALGDELATGLGERVALTRALAAVGAVLLCAGSVAAAGPIMYVGLIAPHVCRLIVGTDHRWLLPFSAVLGAVLLAVADTLGRIVNRPDEIDVGILAALIGAPFFIYIVRKQKVREL from the coding sequence GTGACCCAGACCGTCGCGCCGGACGCCGTGGTGACACGGCGTCCGGCACCGGTCCGGACACTCTGGATCGTGCTCGCGGTCGCCGCGCTCGTGGCGGCCGTCTTCGCGTCGGTCGCGATCGGCTCCCGGCACGTCGGCGTCGCCGACATCTGGCACGCCTTCCTCGGTCAGCAGGACACGCTGAACGAGGCCGCGGTCACCAAGCGGATCCCGCGCACGATCCTGGCCGTCGTCGTCGGCGCGGCCCTCGCGGTCTCCGGCGCCGTCATGCAGGGCGTGACGCGCAACCCGCTCGCCGACCCGGGCATCCTCGGCGTCAATATGGGCGCCGCGCTGGCGATCGTCATCGGCATCACCGCGTTCGGCCTCACCTCGGTCACCAGCTACGTCTGGGTCGCGATCGTCGGCGCCGGGCTCTCGGCGGTGTTCGTCTACGCGGTCGGTTCGCTCGGCCGGGGCGGCGCCACGCCGCTCAAGCTCGCGCTCGCCGGCACCGCGACCACGGTGGCGTTCGTCTCGCTGATCCGGGCGGTCATCCTGCCCCGCGGCGACGTGTCCGGCGTGTTCCTGTCCTGGGAGATCGGCGGCGTCGGCGGGGCCACGTTCACCGGCCTCCGCCAGGTCGCGCCGTTCCTGATCGTCGGGTTCGTCGTGTCGCTGGCCGTGGCGCGGCCGCTGAACTCGCTCGCGCTCGGCGACGAGCTCGCGACCGGGCTGGGCGAACGGGTCGCGCTGACCCGGGCGCTCGCCGCGGTCGGCGCGGTGCTGCTGTGCGCCGGGTCGGTCGCCGCGGCCGGTCCGATCATGTACGTGGGGCTGATCGCGCCGCACGTCTGCCGGCTGATCGTCGGCACCGACCACCGCTGGCTGCTGCCGTTCTCGGCCGTGCTCGGCGCGGTGCTGCTCGCGGTCGCCGACACGCTCGGCCGGATCGTCAACCGCCCGGACGAGATCGACGTCGGCATCCTCGCCGCGTTGATCGGCGCACCGTTCTTCATCTACATCGTCCGGAAACAGAAAGTGCGCGAGCTGTGA
- a CDS encoding Re/Si-specific NAD(P)(+) transhydrogenase subunit alpha, translating into MTESTGSAQSPQTLGVVAESSPGETRVAATPATVGQLRKLGYDVVVESGAGAQASFADEAYVAAGARIAPGPEAWAADVVLKVNAPSAPEIAALADGATLVSLISPAANPALVESLTRRPITVLAMDAVPRISRAQSMDVLSSMANIAGYRAVIEAAHAFGRLFGGQVTAAGKMPPATVLVAGAGVAGLAAIAAANSLGAVVRATDPRPEVAEQVKSLGGEFLPVGVAQEASTDGYAKATSADYDAAAAALYAAQAADVDIVITTALIPGRTAPTLLTAEHVAAMKPGSVVVDMATAQGGNVAGSVAGRSVVTANGVTIIGYTDLAGRLPAQASQLYGTNLVNLMKLLTPEKDGHAVLNFDDVVQRAMTVVRDGEKTWPPPPVPVSATPAAPPVAAPVVEKAPAKRRSPARRALVPALAAVALFLIIGFAPAALTAHFTVFVLAIVIGYYVIGNVHHALHTPLMSVTNAISGIIVVGALLQIGHDHVPVTILASIAILLASINIFGGFAVTRRMLAMFSRS; encoded by the coding sequence TTGACGGAGTCGACGGGGTCGGCACAGTCACCGCAGACCCTCGGGGTGGTCGCCGAGTCGTCGCCCGGCGAAACACGCGTGGCCGCGACCCCGGCCACCGTGGGTCAGCTGCGCAAGCTCGGCTACGACGTCGTCGTGGAGTCCGGCGCGGGCGCCCAGGCCAGCTTCGCCGACGAGGCGTACGTGGCCGCCGGCGCCCGGATCGCTCCCGGCCCCGAGGCCTGGGCCGCGGACGTCGTCCTCAAGGTCAACGCCCCCTCGGCGCCGGAGATCGCCGCGCTGGCCGACGGCGCGACGCTGGTCTCGCTGATCAGCCCGGCCGCGAACCCGGCGCTCGTCGAGTCGCTCACCCGGCGCCCGATCACCGTCCTGGCGATGGACGCCGTCCCCCGCATCTCGCGCGCGCAGTCGATGGACGTCCTCTCCTCGATGGCGAACATCGCCGGGTACCGGGCCGTCATCGAGGCCGCCCACGCGTTCGGGCGCCTCTTCGGCGGCCAGGTCACCGCGGCCGGCAAGATGCCGCCGGCGACGGTGCTCGTCGCCGGCGCCGGGGTGGCCGGGCTGGCCGCGATCGCCGCCGCCAACAGCCTCGGCGCGGTCGTGCGGGCCACCGACCCGCGGCCCGAGGTCGCCGAGCAGGTCAAGTCGCTGGGCGGGGAGTTCCTTCCGGTCGGCGTCGCGCAGGAAGCCTCCACCGACGGGTACGCGAAAGCGACCTCGGCCGACTACGACGCCGCCGCGGCCGCGCTCTACGCCGCCCAGGCCGCCGACGTCGACATCGTGATCACGACCGCGCTGATCCCCGGCCGGACGGCGCCGACGCTGCTCACCGCCGAGCACGTCGCGGCGATGAAACCGGGCAGCGTCGTGGTCGACATGGCCACCGCGCAGGGCGGCAACGTCGCCGGGAGCGTCGCGGGCCGCTCGGTGGTGACCGCGAACGGCGTCACGATCATCGGCTACACCGACCTCGCCGGGCGCCTGCCCGCGCAGGCCTCGCAGCTCTACGGCACGAACCTCGTCAACCTGATGAAGTTGCTGACGCCGGAGAAGGACGGGCACGCGGTCCTGAACTTCGACGACGTCGTCCAGCGGGCGATGACCGTGGTGCGCGACGGCGAGAAGACGTGGCCGCCGCCCCCGGTGCCGGTGAGCGCGACCCCCGCCGCGCCACCGGTCGCCGCCCCGGTGGTGGAGAAGGCCCCCGCGAAGCGCAGAAGTCCCGCGCGGCGGGCGCTCGTCCCCGCGCTCGCGGCGGTCGCGCTGTTCCTGATCATCGGCTTCGCTCCGGCCGCGCTCACCGCCCACTTCACGGTGTTCGTCCTGGCGATCGTCATCGGCTACTACGTCATCGGCAACGTCCACCACGCGCTGCACACCCCGCTGATGTCGGTCACCAACGCGATCTCCGGGATCATCGTCGTCGGCGCCCTGCTCCAGATCGGGCACGACCACGTACCGGTGACGATCCTGGCCTCGATCGCGATCCTGCTCGCCAGCATCAACATCTTCGGCGGTTTCGCCGTCACCCGCCGCATGCTGGCCATGTTCTCGAGGAGCTGA
- a CDS encoding ABC transporter ATP-binding protein, with translation MTAGHTLTVEALSLGYRDRTVIESLDLVVPPGRITAIVGANACGKSTLLRSMTRLLAPRAGHVLLDGKAVHRIAPKELARTLGLLPQSPIAPEGITVADLVSRGRHPHQRVLARWSREDDRAVAAALDATRTADLADRSVDELSGGQRQRVWIAMALAQQTDVLLLDEPTTFLDVSHQVEVLDLLTDLNASRGTTIVMVLHDLNMAARYADHLIALAEGRLHAAGEPADVLTEETVRAVFGLESRIITDPTSDKPLMLPLGRHHVGSR, from the coding sequence GTGACCGCTGGCCACACGCTCACCGTCGAAGCGCTCTCGCTCGGCTACCGCGACCGCACGGTGATCGAATCGCTCGACCTGGTCGTGCCGCCCGGCCGGATCACCGCGATCGTCGGGGCCAACGCCTGCGGCAAGTCGACGCTGCTGCGGTCGATGACGCGTCTGCTCGCGCCGCGCGCCGGGCACGTCCTGCTCGACGGCAAGGCCGTGCACAGGATCGCGCCGAAGGAGCTCGCGCGGACGCTGGGCCTGCTGCCCCAGTCGCCGATCGCGCCCGAGGGCATCACGGTCGCCGACCTGGTCAGCCGGGGCCGCCACCCGCACCAGCGGGTGCTGGCGCGCTGGTCGCGCGAGGACGACCGGGCGGTCGCGGCGGCGTTGGACGCGACCCGGACCGCGGACCTGGCCGACCGCTCGGTCGACGAGCTCTCCGGCGGGCAGCGGCAACGCGTCTGGATCGCGATGGCGCTCGCACAGCAGACCGACGTGCTGCTGCTCGACGAGCCGACGACGTTCCTCGACGTCAGCCACCAGGTCGAGGTGCTGGACCTGCTGACCGACCTGAACGCCTCCCGGGGCACCACGATCGTGATGGTGCTGCACGACCTGAACATGGCCGCGCGCTACGCCGATCACCTGATCGCGCTGGCCGAGGGGCGGCTGCACGCGGCGGGGGAGCCCGCGGACGTGCTGACCGAGGAGACCGTGCGCGCGGTGTTCGGGCTGGAGAGCCGGATCATCACCGACCCGACGTCGGACAAGCCGCTGATGCTGCCGCTCGGCCGCCACCACGTCGGGTCCCGCTGA